From a single Pseudomonas sp. A34-9 genomic region:
- a CDS encoding primosomal protein N', translating into MPDAILRLALPSPLRRLFDYRAPAGVLREQLQPGMRLRVPFGRREMIGILVEVTDTSEVPVEKLKPALALLDATAPLPPALFKLCLWTSQYYQHSLGDTLSWALPVLLRQGELAEARQERFWSITPGASLDDPRIARAPRQREALTTLAQHPHGVAHQLLSKLMLSKDSLDLLLAKNLVQVEIRRHAPGARHEHWLAQPELPLNAEQRAAYEAIRAGFDSYHAFLLAGVTGSGKTEVYLQLIRETLEAGKQALVLIPEINLGPQTLARFEQRFNARIALLHSAVNDRERLDAWLAARDGEADIIIGTRSALFTPMKNPGLIIIDEEHDGSYKQQEGLRYHARDLALVRARQENIPIVLGSATPSLESLHNAYTGRYGLLRLNERAGGAKQPRFLRLDVKSRPLDSGISGPMQQAIGQTLANGQQVLVFLNRRGFAPTLLCHDCGWMSECSRCDARMTVHQRYGELRCHHCGYVERTPRQCPKCNKVDLRPVGAGTERAEERLAILFPDYPVLRVDRDSTSRKDAMNQLFATIQKGQPCILVGTQMLAKGHHFPRVTLVSILDADGGLFSGDFRASERMAQLIVQVAGRAGRAEEPGKVIIQTHLADHPLLVQLTEQGYFAFAEQALSERRAAGLPPFAHLALLRAEAHKPGQAEGFLDEACSEAERLLAEQNLSGIELLGPVPAPMERRAGRYRAQLLLQATARAPLHRLLASWLLVLEQMPSGRAVRWSLDVDPVDLY; encoded by the coding sequence GTGCCCGACGCCATTCTGCGCCTCGCCCTGCCTTCGCCCTTGCGCCGCCTGTTCGACTACCGAGCCCCGGCCGGCGTGCTGCGTGAGCAATTGCAGCCGGGCATGCGCCTGCGGGTGCCGTTCGGTCGGCGCGAGATGATCGGGATTCTGGTCGAGGTCACGGACACCAGCGAAGTGCCGGTGGAGAAACTCAAACCGGCGCTGGCCCTGCTCGATGCCACAGCGCCGCTACCCCCGGCACTGTTCAAGTTGTGCCTGTGGACGTCGCAGTATTATCAGCACAGCCTCGGCGACACCTTGAGCTGGGCGCTGCCAGTCCTGCTGCGTCAGGGTGAGCTGGCCGAGGCTCGTCAAGAGCGCTTCTGGTCGATCACCCCCGGCGCCAGCCTTGATGACCCGCGCATCGCCCGCGCCCCGCGCCAGCGTGAGGCACTGACGACGCTGGCCCAGCATCCCCACGGCGTCGCCCATCAGTTGCTGAGCAAACTGATGCTGAGCAAGGACAGCCTCGATCTGTTGCTGGCGAAAAATCTGGTGCAAGTGGAAATCCGCCGGCATGCCCCAGGAGCGCGCCACGAACACTGGCTCGCGCAGCCGGAATTGCCGCTCAACGCCGAACAGCGCGCCGCCTATGAGGCCATCCGTGCCGGCTTCGACAGTTATCACGCGTTTCTGCTGGCCGGGGTCACCGGCAGCGGCAAGACCGAAGTCTATTTGCAACTGATCCGTGAAACCCTCGAAGCCGGCAAACAGGCGCTGGTGCTGATCCCGGAGATCAACCTCGGCCCGCAGACCCTGGCGCGCTTTGAGCAGCGCTTCAACGCGCGGATCGCCCTGCTGCACTCGGCAGTCAATGACCGCGAGCGCCTCGACGCCTGGCTCGCCGCCCGGGATGGCGAGGCCGACATTATTATCGGCACCCGCTCGGCGCTGTTTACGCCGATGAAGAATCCCGGGCTGATCATCATCGACGAAGAGCACGACGGCTCTTATAAACAGCAGGAAGGTTTGCGCTACCACGCCCGCGATCTGGCCTTGGTCCGCGCGCGCCAGGAAAACATCCCGATCGTGCTCGGCTCCGCGACACCCTCGCTGGAAAGCCTGCACAACGCCTACACCGGTCGTTATGGCCTGCTGCGCCTGAACGAGCGCGCCGGTGGCGCCAAACAACCTCGTTTCCTGCGCCTGGACGTGAAAAGCCGTCCACTGGACAGTGGGATTTCCGGGCCGATGCAACAAGCCATCGGCCAGACCCTCGCCAACGGCCAACAGGTGCTGGTGTTCCTCAACCGTCGCGGCTTTGCGCCAACGCTGCTCTGCCACGATTGCGGCTGGATGTCCGAGTGTTCACGTTGCGATGCGCGAATGACCGTGCACCAGCGTTACGGCGAACTGCGCTGTCACCATTGCGGTTACGTCGAGCGCACCCCGCGCCAGTGCCCGAAGTGCAACAAGGTTGACTTGCGGCCCGTGGGCGCCGGCACCGAGCGCGCCGAAGAACGCCTGGCGATTCTGTTTCCGGACTATCCGGTGCTGCGCGTTGACCGCGACAGCACGTCGCGCAAAGACGCGATGAATCAGCTGTTCGCGACGATTCAGAAGGGCCAGCCGTGCATCCTCGTCGGCACGCAGATGTTGGCCAAGGGGCATCACTTTCCGCGCGTGACGCTGGTGTCGATCCTCGATGCCGATGGCGGTTTGTTCTCGGGCGACTTCCGCGCCAGCGAGCGCATGGCGCAATTGATCGTGCAGGTAGCCGGGCGCGCCGGGCGGGCGGAAGAGCCGGGCAAGGTGATCATCCAGACACACCTCGCCGACCATCCTTTATTGGTGCAACTCACCGAACAGGGGTATTTCGCCTTCGCCGAACAGGCCTTGAGCGAGCGCCGCGCCGCCGGGTTGCCACCGTTTGCGCACCTGGCGTTGTTGCGTGCCGAAGCGCACAAACCCGGACAGGCGGAAGGTTTTCTCGATGAGGCGTGTAGCGAAGCCGAGCGTTTGCTGGCTGAACAGAATCTGAGCGGGATCGAATTGCTCGGGCCGGTGCCGGCGCCGATGGAGCGCCGCGCCGGCCGTTATCGCGCGCAACTATTGTTGCAGGCGACGGCGCGAGCGCCGCTGCACCGATTGCTGGCGAGTTGGTTGCTGGTGCTGGAGCAGATGCCGAGCGGACGCGCGGTGCGTTGGTCGCTGGATGTCGACCCTGTCGATTTATATTGA
- a CDS encoding thermonuclease family protein → MGFSSLLKKASLAGAFFVSAIWLSGAQAYCPAPTGLTRVTVQRVVDGDTLRLSDGRSVRMIGLNTPELGKQGGSDEPFAVAARKRLQVLVDASGGRVGLRAGKQAKDHYGRTLAHIYSASGANLEAQMLADGLGFQVAVAPNVDLVACQQAAEHSARKAGLGLWRQSPVLKAEQIQRSGFAVVSGRVSKVQRNRGGIWIELQDALVLRVAPNLVGQFDKTRLQALQGKQIEARGWIVDRSRRGGLPSGQSRWLLPLTDPSMLQRLR, encoded by the coding sequence GTGGGCTTTTCCTCATTGCTGAAAAAGGCGTCCCTTGCGGGCGCCTTTTTTGTGTCCGCGATTTGGCTGTCTGGCGCGCAAGCCTATTGCCCGGCGCCCACTGGATTGACCCGCGTCACGGTGCAGCGCGTGGTCGATGGCGACACCTTGCGTTTGAGCGACGGCCGCAGCGTGCGGATGATCGGCCTCAACACGCCTGAGCTGGGCAAGCAGGGCGGCAGCGATGAACCCTTCGCGGTGGCGGCACGCAAGCGCCTGCAAGTGCTGGTCGATGCCAGCGGCGGACGTGTCGGTTTGCGCGCCGGCAAGCAAGCCAAAGACCATTACGGGCGTACGCTTGCGCATATTTACAGCGCCAGCGGTGCCAACCTCGAAGCGCAGATGCTCGCCGATGGCCTCGGTTTCCAGGTCGCCGTTGCGCCGAATGTCGATCTGGTCGCCTGTCAGCAAGCCGCCGAACACAGTGCGCGAAAGGCCGGGCTGGGCCTCTGGCGGCAGTCTCCTGTACTTAAAGCGGAGCAGATCCAGCGCTCGGGCTTCGCCGTGGTCAGTGGGCGTGTGAGCAAGGTTCAGCGCAATCGCGGGGGAATCTGGATCGAGTTGCAGGACGCGCTTGTATTGCGCGTTGCACCCAATCTGGTCGGACAATTTGACAAAACCCGGTTGCAGGCGCTGCAAGGCAAGCAGATCGAGGCTCGCGGCTGGATCGTCGATCGCTCGCGGCGCGGCGGATTGCCATCCGGTCAGTCGCGTTGGCTGCTTCCGCTGACCGATCCATCAATGTTGCAAAGGCTGCGCTGA
- the rpmE gene encoding 50S ribosomal protein L31, producing the protein MKADIHPNYPVIAVTCSCGNKFETRSTFGKALPIDVCNECHPFYTGKQKTLDTGGRVQKFADRFGAFGKKPAAAE; encoded by the coding sequence ATGAAAGCTGATATCCACCCGAATTACCCAGTCATCGCTGTTACCTGCAGCTGTGGCAACAAGTTCGAAACCCGTTCGACTTTCGGCAAAGCTCTGCCAATCGACGTGTGCAACGAATGCCACCCGTTCTACACCGGTAAGCAGAAGACTCTGGACACCGGTGGTCGCGTTCAGAAGTTCGCAGACCGTTTCGGTGCTTTCGGCAAGAAACCTGCTGCTGCAGAGTAA